A stretch of Acidobacteriota bacterium DNA encodes these proteins:
- a CDS encoding nucleotidyltransferase family protein: protein MSREVALLAAVARAHSGGGTDRLRQAVAGIEAWAPVLRLAAVHGVMPLTASTLLQWAGDVLPPPVAVDLRDRVRDNARRMLGLSAELRRIRDAFDRSGLRVLAFKGPTLAMLAYGNVALRRSRDLDLLVEPGSLPRAHDLVADLGYGIADPLTSLAGADLRQYLRSSHQAEYVNTALAMRIDVQTALAPPFLPSPDFDQLWDRRTLVALPGGAVDAIGPADLLPALCQHGLRHGWERFQWVVDVALLAARSPITTGAERLENGWAASRAVALGLSLAEETTGIDGGRTATRVVADAGVRRLTRIAARALFEDATVRQRAWTNFRLQYGAQEHWRAKARYLRALAETRSNADWAASPSAASSSSLVSALQRTWRLAIDYGGGWWSRGSSRRHT from the coding sequence ATGAGCCGAGAGGTCGCGCTCCTGGCGGCGGTCGCGCGGGCTCACTCGGGCGGTGGGACCGATCGCCTCCGCCAGGCGGTGGCCGGCATCGAGGCCTGGGCACCGGTGCTTCGACTGGCGGCCGTTCACGGCGTGATGCCGCTCACCGCCTCGACGCTGCTCCAATGGGCCGGTGACGTCCTGCCGCCGCCCGTGGCCGTCGACCTGCGCGACCGCGTGCGCGACAACGCTCGCCGCATGCTCGGGCTTTCGGCGGAGCTTCGGCGGATTCGCGATGCCTTCGACCGATCGGGCCTGCGGGTCCTGGCGTTCAAGGGACCCACGCTGGCGATGCTGGCCTACGGGAACGTGGCGTTGCGCCGATCGCGAGACCTGGACCTGCTCGTCGAGCCGGGTTCGCTCCCGCGTGCCCACGACCTCGTCGCCGACCTGGGGTATGGGATCGCCGACCCGCTGACGTCGCTTGCTGGCGCCGACCTCCGGCAGTACCTGCGGTCGTCGCACCAGGCCGAGTACGTCAACACCGCGTTGGCGATGCGCATCGACGTGCAGACCGCGCTTGCGCCTCCGTTTCTTCCCTCACCGGACTTCGACCAGCTCTGGGACCGACGCACGCTGGTGGCACTGCCGGGAGGAGCGGTCGACGCGATCGGGCCCGCCGACCTCCTGCCCGCGCTCTGCCAGCACGGGCTGCGTCACGGGTGGGAACGCTTCCAGTGGGTCGTCGACGTCGCGTTGCTCGCGGCTCGCTCACCCATCACGACGGGCGCCGAGAGGCTCGAGAACGGCTGGGCGGCGTCGCGCGCCGTCGCCCTCGGGCTGTCGCTCGCCGAGGAGACGACCGGCATCGACGGCGGCAGGACCGCCACGCGCGTGGTGGCCGACGCCGGGGTGCGCCGCCTCACCCGGATCGCGGCCCGAGCGCTCTTCGAGGACGCCACCGTCAGACAGCGCGCGTGGACCAACTTCAGGCTCCAGTACGGCGCCCAGGAGCACTGGCGGGCGAAGGCGCGATACCTGCGGGCGCTCGCAGAGACACGCTCGAACGCCGATTGGGCGGCCTCGCCATCGGCCGCTTCATCCTCTTCCCTCGTTTCCGCGCTCCAGCGAACGTGGCGTCTCGCCATCGACTACGGCGGCGGATGGTGGTCGCGCGGCTCGTCGAGGCGCCACACGTAG
- a CDS encoding TIGR03663 family protein, whose translation MKSVRLGSFGVYWAVVALVGLAALATRFWNLGGRFMHHDEAVHAWFAAELLSGRGYHADPVYHGPLLYHLEALVFGLFGAGDLQARLVSAVAGVVLVFAFVSLFRRIIGPAPALVAAALAATSPTLVFYSRFNNHDALVALWSLVLLWVPLALGRFPTSRVVALGAATLSLGIATKLNIWFIVAAAGTWMLCRARHSPVDGRDVWSALRAFRGWRWLGLLAAFILAALYLTTFQYHVDHAGGFATALARTASAPLVDPVLHWAAMHAEERLGGPFHYYGVLLLVYEPLILLGALGLVIEDAVRRRRLLWLTVAAAAATAFGVLWLDPDQQAALRAIAHLHRLHAPFVVLGAGLVLGAVRELLARGRDTEAYLVCVASMVTVLYSYAGEKVPWLAVHVVVPWLLVVAIRLTRWWDATTGPWRGILATVVVVCSAIATWSTVALLTFNRHNVGEPMLQVEFAGDVRLVVDAIAQRSATAAPGEPVAEIERPYQWPFHWYLRDVQVSYVEEVEDPPRAPFVLAGSASPTDLPGYTSQQGLYHTGSWWLGQASALDVRGLVRFWWRRDRWGPRWTSRFYVWRLDEPRDHHPPP comes from the coding sequence ATGAAGTCGGTGCGACTCGGATCGTTCGGCGTGTACTGGGCGGTCGTCGCGCTCGTGGGGCTCGCCGCGCTGGCGACGAGGTTCTGGAACCTCGGCGGGCGCTTCATGCACCATGACGAGGCCGTTCACGCCTGGTTCGCGGCGGAACTCCTCTCGGGCCGCGGCTATCACGCCGATCCCGTGTACCACGGACCGCTGCTCTATCACCTCGAGGCGCTCGTCTTCGGCCTCTTCGGTGCCGGCGACCTGCAGGCGCGCCTCGTGAGCGCCGTGGCGGGTGTCGTCCTCGTCTTCGCCTTCGTGTCCCTGTTCAGGCGGATCATCGGGCCGGCGCCCGCACTCGTGGCGGCCGCGCTGGCCGCCACGTCGCCCACACTCGTCTTCTACTCCCGCTTCAACAACCACGACGCGCTCGTCGCCTTGTGGTCGCTCGTGCTGCTGTGGGTGCCGCTCGCCCTCGGACGGTTCCCGACGTCGAGGGTGGTCGCCCTCGGCGCGGCCACCCTGTCGCTGGGGATCGCGACGAAGCTGAACATCTGGTTCATCGTGGCGGCTGCAGGGACGTGGATGCTGTGTCGCGCACGGCACTCGCCTGTCGACGGTCGCGACGTCTGGAGCGCGCTGCGCGCGTTCCGCGGCTGGCGGTGGCTGGGGCTGCTGGCAGCCTTCATCCTTGCCGCCCTTTACCTGACCACCTTTCAGTACCACGTCGACCACGCGGGTGGTTTCGCCACGGCGCTGGCGCGGACGGCATCGGCGCCTCTGGTCGATCCCGTCCTGCACTGGGCCGCGATGCACGCGGAGGAGCGGCTCGGCGGGCCGTTTCACTACTACGGCGTCCTGCTGCTCGTCTACGAACCGCTGATCCTCCTTGGCGCCCTGGGGTTGGTGATCGAGGACGCGGTCCGCCGCCGGCGCCTGCTGTGGCTGACCGTGGCCGCTGCCGCCGCGACGGCCTTCGGCGTGCTGTGGCTCGACCCGGACCAGCAAGCGGCCCTGCGCGCGATCGCGCATCTCCATCGCCTGCACGCGCCCTTCGTCGTGCTCGGCGCCGGACTCGTGCTCGGCGCCGTGCGCGAACTGCTGGCGAGGGGGCGCGACACCGAGGCCTACCTGGTGTGTGTCGCATCGATGGTCACGGTGCTTTACTCGTATGCTGGAGAGAAGGTGCCCTGGCTCGCCGTCCACGTCGTCGTGCCGTGGCTGCTCGTGGTGGCGATCCGGCTGACACGCTGGTGGGACGCGACGACCGGTCCGTGGCGGGGCATCCTTGCGACGGTCGTCGTCGTCTGCTCGGCGATCGCGACCTGGAGCACGGTGGCCCTGCTGACGTTCAATCGCCACAACGTCGGCGAGCCGATGCTGCAGGTCGAGTTCGCGGGCGACGTCCGCCTCGTGGTCGACGCCATCGCCCAGCGATCGGCCACGGCCGCACCGGGCGAGCCGGTGGCGGAGATCGAGCGGCCGTACCAGTGGCCGTTCCACTGGTACCTGCGAGACGTCCAGGTGAGCTACGTGGAGGAGGTCGAGGACCCACCCCGCGCGCCCTTCGTCCTCGCCGGGAGCGCCTCGCCCACCGACCTGCCCGGGTACACGAGCCAGCAGGGGCTGTACCACACCGGCAGTTGGTGGCTGGGACAGGCCTCGGCCCTCGATGTGCGGGGCCTCGTGCGCTTCTGGTGGCGTCGCGACCGGTGGGGCCCGCGCTGGACGTCGCGCTTCTACGTGTGGCGCCTCGACGAGCCGCGCGACCACCATCCGCCGCCGTAG